A single Methanothrix sp. DNA region contains:
- the pyrG gene encoding glutamine hydrolyzing CTP synthase — protein MRYIVVTGGVMSGLGKGITAASIGRLLMNRGYKVTAIKIDPYINIDAGLMSPFQHGEVYVLKDGGEVDLDLGNYERFLDVELTRDHNITTGKVYSTVIEKERRGEYLGKTVQIIPHITEEIKKRIRQVSREGGCEICLVEVGGTVGDIESMPFLEAMRQLKYEESGNIFFVHVTLAPSTTDGEQKTKPTQHSVKVMRELGLQPDMIVVRCARPLLAETKAKIAQFCDVPTEAVISAHDADDIYKLPLQMEAEGVARYIMREMRLFPLEERKDWDEFVAKMEAATGSVKVAIVGKYTVGEQCAEPMEDAYLSIRESLKHAGIEAGVRPEIVWIDAEDLERGSADLILREADGILVPGGFGPRGTEGKIKAIQYAREMKVPYLGICFGMQLAVIEFARNVCGLDGAGSTEFGETPHPVIALLPEQEKIREMGASMRLGNYPAHLPEGSLAHRIYDRTDIVERHRHRYEVNPAYIKPIEEKGMIFSGRNGELMEICEIPEHPFFFASQFHPEMKSRPGRPSPPFLAFVGAMKGRRKD, from the coding sequence ATGAGATATATCGTGGTCACAGGCGGGGTTATGAGCGGCCTTGGGAAAGGCATAACTGCGGCCTCCATCGGCAGGCTGCTCATGAACCGGGGTTATAAGGTCACAGCCATAAAGATCGATCCCTACATCAATATCGATGCCGGCCTCATGAGCCCATTTCAACATGGCGAGGTCTACGTTCTCAAGGATGGGGGAGAGGTGGATTTGGACCTGGGGAACTATGAGCGATTCTTGGATGTCGAGCTGACCCGTGATCACAATATCACCACCGGCAAGGTCTACAGTACAGTGATAGAGAAGGAGCGGCGGGGGGAGTATCTGGGCAAGACCGTCCAGATCATCCCCCACATCACCGAGGAGATCAAGAAACGAATCCGCCAGGTCTCCCGGGAGGGGGGCTGCGAGATATGCCTGGTCGAGGTGGGGGGAACGGTGGGCGATATCGAGTCCATGCCCTTCCTGGAGGCCATGCGTCAGCTGAAGTATGAGGAGTCGGGAAACATCTTCTTCGTCCATGTTACCCTCGCCCCCTCCACCACCGATGGAGAGCAGAAGACCAAGCCCACCCAGCATAGTGTGAAGGTGATGAGGGAGCTGGGCCTGCAGCCGGACATGATCGTAGTTCGCTGTGCGCGTCCCCTTCTGGCTGAGACCAAGGCCAAGATCGCCCAGTTCTGCGATGTGCCCACAGAGGCGGTGATCAGCGCTCATGATGCCGATGACATCTACAAGCTGCCCCTGCAGATGGAGGCGGAGGGGGTTGCCAGGTACATCATGAGGGAGATGAGGCTCTTTCCTCTGGAGGAGAGGAAGGACTGGGATGAGTTCGTAGCGAAGATGGAGGCAGCCACCGGATCGGTGAAGGTGGCGATCGTCGGCAAGTACACTGTGGGCGAGCAGTGCGCTGAGCCCATGGAGGATGCCTACCTCTCCATACGGGAGTCCTTGAAGCATGCAGGAATCGAGGCCGGGGTCAGGCCGGAGATTGTGTGGATCGATGCTGAGGATCTGGAGCGCGGCTCTGCCGATCTCATCCTGCGCGAGGCGGATGGCATTCTGGTGCCAGGGGGCTTTGGCCCCCGGGGGACGGAGGGGAAGATCAAGGCTATACAGTATGCGCGGGAGATGAAGGTGCCGTATCTGGGGATCTGCTTTGGCATGCAACTTGCGGTGATCGAGTTCGCCCGCAATGTCTGCGGCCTGGATGGGGCGGGGAGCACAGAGTTTGGGGAGACTCCCCATCCGGTGATTGCTCTACTGCCCGAGCAGGAGAAGATCAGGGAGATGGGGGCGAGCATGAGGCTGGGAAATTATCCTGCTCATTTGCCGGAGGGCAGCCTGGCGCACAGGATTTATGACAGAACAGATATCGTGGAGAGGCACAGGCACCGCTATGAGGTCAATCCCGCCTATATCAAGCCCATAGAGGAGAAGGGGATGATATTCTCCGGCAGGAATGGTGAGCTGATGGAGATCTGCGAGATACCTGAGCATCCCTTCTTCTTCGCTTCGCAGTTCCATCCTGAGATGAAGTCCCGGCCGGGCCGGCCTTCGCCGCCGTTCCTGGCGTTTGTGGGGGCGATGAAGGGGAGGAGAAAAGATTAG
- a CDS encoding methytransferase partner Trm112: MRRDLLDILACPLCKGDLTLEVFEENEVEILTGRLCCPACNEAYPIEDGIPNMLPPDLRD; encoded by the coding sequence ATGAGACGCGATCTTCTCGATATCCTGGCCTGCCCGCTATGCAAAGGGGATCTGACCTTGGAGGTATTCGAAGAGAATGAGGTGGAGATACTAACCGGCAGGCTCTGCTGCCCGGCCTGCAATGAGGCCTATCCCATTGAGGATGGGATCCCCAATATGCTCCCGCCGGACCTACGAGACTGA
- a CDS encoding DNA topoisomerase IV subunit A encodes MAGSKGSKDKLSSERPGTDPRSKRAEENLLRLAESLYSQFQRGVVPHISLPSRTKSNIEFSSRDDVWVYGDQETMRSVKTVRGAKTLLKTVHLTELLIDEHLKNNRGSTLREIYYISENWDIAKFNEQAESDRLIEDMEIVTNLHREDFHVRPEEDGAAVFGPLRLKEQTRRGEKQMHCQEDVGEAGYQIPFNVDNIEFISHDAQMVMAVETGGMYARLIENGFDEEYKAILVHIKGQPARSTRRIIKRLNNELDLPVVVFTDGDPWSYRIFASIAYGAIKSAHLSEHLVTPKARFLGVQPSDIVDYNLSTDKLTDKDLRALKSELSDPRFANPYWERQIRLQIDLKKKAEQQAFAGKGLDFVTKTYLPERLAEMGII; translated from the coding sequence ATGGCAGGATCGAAGGGATCAAAGGATAAGTTGAGCTCGGAGAGGCCAGGGACGGATCCCCGCTCGAAGAGGGCGGAGGAGAATCTTCTCCGCCTGGCAGAGTCGCTCTACAGCCAGTTTCAGCGGGGAGTTGTGCCTCATATCTCTCTGCCCTCCAGGACCAAGAGCAATATAGAGTTCTCCAGCAGAGATGATGTCTGGGTCTATGGAGATCAGGAGACGATGCGCAGCGTCAAGACAGTACGGGGGGCCAAGACCCTTCTCAAGACCGTCCACCTGACAGAGCTGCTGATAGATGAGCATCTCAAGAACAATCGGGGCTCGACATTGAGAGAGATCTACTACATCTCCGAGAACTGGGATATAGCCAAGTTCAATGAGCAGGCAGAGAGCGATCGGCTGATCGAGGACATGGAGATCGTAACCAATCTGCATAGAGAGGACTTTCATGTCCGCCCGGAGGAGGATGGGGCAGCAGTCTTCGGGCCACTGCGCCTGAAAGAGCAGACCCGCCGGGGGGAGAAGCAGATGCACTGCCAGGAGGATGTGGGCGAGGCCGGCTATCAGATACCCTTCAATGTGGACAACATCGAGTTCATCAGCCATGATGCCCAGATGGTCATGGCCGTTGAGACCGGCGGAATGTATGCCCGGTTGATAGAGAACGGCTTTGATGAGGAGTATAAAGCCATCCTGGTTCACATCAAGGGCCAGCCTGCCAGGTCCACCCGGCGGATCATAAAGAGGCTGAACAATGAGCTGGACCTGCCGGTGGTGGTCTTCACCGATGGGGACCCCTGGTCCTATCGCATCTTTGCCAGCATCGCCTATGGAGCGATCAAGAGCGCCCATCTATCCGAGCACCTGGTGACCCCCAAGGCCCGCTTCCTGGGGGTGCAGCCCAGTGATATCGTGGACTACAACCTATCCACTGACAAGCTCACGGACAAGGATCTTCGGGCCCTAAAGAGCGAGCTCTCCGATCCAAGGTTTGCCAATCCCTACTGGGAACGGCAGATCCGTCTGCAGATAGACCTCAAGAAGAAGGCTGAGCAGCAGGCTTTTGCTGGAAAGGGGCTGGACTTCGTCACCAAGACCTATCTGCCTGAGAGGTTGGCGGAGATGGGGATCATCTGA
- a CDS encoding Lrp/AsnC ligand binding domain-containing protein, which produces MVIGVTMVKVVPGQEKTVYNALQEIDGIKDVYHVFGEFDFVVIIEVEGLSMLNKLVDVIREIDNVNATQTVVGAEL; this is translated from the coding sequence ATGGTAATTGGTGTAACCATGGTCAAGGTGGTGCCGGGACAGGAGAAGACGGTCTACAATGCTCTGCAGGAGATCGACGGCATCAAGGATGTATATCATGTCTTCGGCGAGTTCGACTTCGTAGTGATCATCGAGGTTGAGGGCCTGAGCATGCTCAACAAGCTGGTTGATGTCATCAGAGAGATAGATAACGTCAATGCCACCCAGACAGTGGTCGGGGCTGAGCTTTAA